Proteins found in one Micropterus dolomieu isolate WLL.071019.BEF.003 ecotype Adirondacks linkage group LG10, ASM2129224v1, whole genome shotgun sequence genomic segment:
- the LOC123977340 gene encoding transcription factor E2F2-like, whose product MVKCVVSGCPNRMVNVNRGIFNRQPKRFFKFPKDPARVKVWLAALRETDKQDATEQHLICEDHFLPEDVSTSGVSSDAIPIMPPYLDGPLGLISPWGAESSEEEEQWAAGGCEEEEEEEEEEEAAVENEGGDDDAPPPAADTPAQQDPGGGLENPPEPEKTSAALQQRNPSVQSKKLNRHDVSLAMLTQRFLDLLLAAPGGSLDLREVTTSLRTRRRRVYDITNILEGIDLIRKESANRVKWTGKCRISSFLRKNQQKFQRELQNLKLVEDALDGLIKNCAQQLFDMTDDAENAASAYVTHEDVCRLRAFQEQTVVVVKAPEETKLEIPAPKEDSIQVHLKAGKGPIVVMACEVGSGDAVTSDPGQRSGFFLTLEESRIRTSALRTESSGPQSAVQSA is encoded by the exons ATGGTGAAGTGTGTCGTCTCTGGGTGTCCGAATCGCATGGTGAACGTAAACCGGGGGATCTTCAACCGTCAACCGAAGAGGTTCTTTAAGTTCCCGAAGGACCCGGCTCGGGTCAAG GTGTGGCTGGCGGCGCTGAGGGAGACGGACAAGCAGGACGCGACAGAGCAGCATTTAATCTGTGAGGACCACTTCCTGCCGGAGGACGTGTCCACCAGCGGGGTCAGCAGCGACGCCATCCCCATCATGCCCCCTTACCTGGACGGGCCCCTGGGCCTGATCAGCCCCTGGGGAGCCGAGTCCtcggaggaagaggagcagtgGGCCGCCGGAGGCtgcgaagaggaggaggaggaggaggaggaggaggaggcggcagTGGAAAATGAAGGAGGAGATGATgatgctcctcctcctgcagcagaCACACCTGCACAACAG GATCCAGGTGGAGGTTTGGAAAACCCTCCAGAGCCTGAGAAGACCAG TGCTGCGCTGCAACAGAGGAATCCATCGGTCCAGTCCAAGAAACTCAACAGACATG ACGTGTCTCTGGCGATGCTGACTCAGCGTTTCCTGGACCTTCTGCTGGCGGCGCCGGGCGGCTCTCTGGACCTGAGAGAGGTGACCACGAGCCTGCGGACCCGCAGACGGAGAGTCTACGACATCACCAACATCCTGGAGGGCATCGACCTCATCCGGAAGGAGTCGGCCAACAGGGTGAAGTGGAC GGGAAAGTGTCGGATCTCCAGCTTTCTGCGGAAGAACCAGCAGAAGTtccagagagagctgcagaaCCTGAAGCTGGTGGAGGACGCGCTGGACGGCCTCATCAAAAACTGCGCCCAGCAGCTGTTCGACATGACCGACGACGCGGAGAACGCCGC GTCGGCCTACGTGACCCACGAGGACGTCTGCCGGCTCAGAGCCTTCCAGGAGCAGACGGTGGTCGTCGTCAAAGCTCCAGAGGAAACTAAACTGGAGATTCCTGCACCCAAAGAG GACAGCATCCAGGTCCACCTGAAGGCGGGGAAGGGTCCCATCGTGGTGATGGCCTGCGAGGTGGGATCAGGAGACgccgtgacctctgaccccggACAGAGAAGCGGCTTCTTTTTAACGCTGGAGGAGAGTCGGATCAGGACGAGCGCGCTGCGCACAG agtCTTCAGGTCCACAGAGCGCCGTGCAGAGTGCGTAG